Proteins encoded in a region of the Candidatus Obscuribacter sp. genome:
- a CDS encoding LysM peptidoglycan-binding domain-containing protein, producing the protein MSPLEFSASESFDPASSVSRGTEALAREVQNQVANAAANIGIDKIAALPAPGADAALGMAGGAPVPGADQALSPLMNIITKMPGHISFISSFFEALGSFFAPQLDMLSALDPSGLGNLFSADHFAIDLSLLPDDAPVLSTLDMSNGHMLNFGQSDVLSSKLNFSLGNSSNLAASKDLLFRNSQNVSGNLLGKPQYEGTGVLSGPSMGQGVQANHIAGNNRLFSDSISGGGMQNNMLAQAPATAQPTTLNVSGNGLTANTSSTSAAGGLSDFKAFDGASQKVGYNMFGQGQSDNLIAYNNSDSFQSTISAPKAEVTGGAELGGLKAKAISIDGKQAMPDVKHSAGSLDKAAHGKDISASAKDATKEVASAKSHKVFDRANHSVKHTAHQPKAVAAKPAQPQAKAAQSAPEVKASEVNPQQQQQAQEVQNQNAQASQGADTKIADQSQASSGDNLQNGTHSYTIKAGDNLWNIAKDNLGQATKWTDIYKMNSDVLGANPELIRPGTTIQLPGAGQELNVASYTVKPGDNLFDIAKEQLGDSSKWGELYKANEGVIGSNPSLIHPGTELNLGGNAGSMQISQAPASVMPQGPDPVAQTAFAQPQIQQPMTSQNYGMEAAGQNMEQQAMQFEPTQAQPMAQPMLQNNGLKVVPAQAQPDMIIPPAHAADGSFANFETITMNSAKAPTINSKIGNDLMSFLNKRK; encoded by the coding sequence ATGAGCCCACTCGAATTTTCTGCCTCAGAATCTTTTGACCCCGCTAGCTCCGTCAGCCGCGGTACAGAAGCTCTGGCACGAGAAGTGCAAAACCAGGTGGCTAACGCCGCAGCGAATATCGGCATAGATAAGATCGCTGCCCTGCCCGCCCCCGGTGCTGACGCTGCTCTCGGCATGGCAGGTGGCGCTCCTGTCCCTGGAGCCGATCAAGCACTCTCACCTTTGATGAATATCATCACAAAGATGCCTGGTCATATCAGTTTTATATCTTCATTCTTCGAAGCCCTGGGCAGTTTCTTTGCGCCCCAGCTCGATATGCTCTCAGCTCTAGACCCCAGTGGATTGGGCAATCTTTTTTCAGCTGATCATTTTGCCATTGACCTTTCGCTATTGCCAGATGACGCTCCTGTACTGAGCACACTGGACATGTCCAACGGTCATATGCTCAATTTTGGACAGAGCGATGTACTCTCCAGCAAGCTCAACTTTTCACTGGGTAACAGCTCAAACCTCGCTGCCTCCAAAGATTTGCTCTTCCGCAACAGCCAAAATGTGAGCGGCAATCTCCTGGGCAAACCTCAATACGAAGGTACCGGTGTTTTGAGCGGACCAAGCATGGGTCAGGGCGTACAAGCCAACCACATTGCTGGCAATAACAGACTATTTAGCGACAGCATTAGCGGCGGCGGCATGCAAAACAACATGTTGGCTCAAGCTCCAGCCACTGCTCAGCCCACAACACTCAATGTCAGCGGCAACGGTCTGACCGCAAATACTAGCTCTACTTCAGCAGCTGGTGGACTGAGTGATTTCAAAGCTTTTGATGGAGCCAGCCAAAAGGTCGGCTACAACATGTTTGGTCAGGGTCAAAGCGACAACCTGATTGCCTACAACAATTCGGACTCTTTCCAATCCACCATCTCAGCTCCTAAAGCCGAAGTCACTGGTGGCGCCGAGCTCGGTGGACTGAAAGCCAAAGCAATCAGTATCGATGGCAAACAAGCTATGCCCGATGTAAAACACTCGGCTGGCTCACTAGACAAAGCAGCTCACGGCAAGGACATCAGTGCCTCGGCCAAGGACGCTACCAAAGAAGTAGCAAGCGCCAAGTCGCACAAAGTATTCGACCGTGCCAACCACTCAGTCAAACACACTGCCCATCAGCCCAAAGCTGTAGCAGCCAAGCCCGCTCAACCACAAGCAAAAGCAGCGCAAAGTGCTCCTGAAGTCAAAGCCAGCGAAGTAAATCCACAACAACAACAGCAAGCTCAAGAAGTACAAAATCAAAATGCTCAAGCGTCTCAAGGCGCTGATACCAAAATCGCCGACCAGTCCCAAGCATCAAGCGGCGACAATTTGCAAAATGGTACTCACAGCTACACCATCAAAGCTGGCGACAATCTCTGGAATATCGCCAAAGACAATCTTGGTCAAGCCACCAAATGGACTGACATCTATAAGATGAACTCCGATGTGCTTGGTGCTAACCCCGAACTTATCCGTCCCGGTACAACTATCCAGTTGCCTGGAGCCGGACAAGAACTCAATGTCGCTAGCTACACAGTCAAACCCGGCGACAATTTGTTTGATATCGCCAAAGAACAACTGGGCGATTCCAGCAAATGGGGCGAACTATATAAAGCAAACGAAGGTGTGATTGGTTCCAATCCCAGCCTGATTCATCCTGGCACTGAGCTTAATCTCGGTGGCAATGCAGGATCTATGCAAATTTCACAAGCACCAGCCAGTGTCATGCCTCAAGGTCCTGACCCTGTAGCTCAAACTGCTTTTGCTCAACCGCAAATACAGCAGCCCATGACCAGCCAAAACTATGGCATGGAAGCTGCCGGTCAAAATATGGAACAACAAGCAATGCAATTTGAGCCCACTCAAGCTCAACCTATGGCTCAACCAATGTTGCAAAACAATGGTCTCAAGGTTGTACCGGCTCAAGCCCAACCAGATATGATCATCCCGCCAGCTCATGCCGCCGACGGTAGCTTTGCCAATTTCGAGACGATCACCATGAATTCCGCCAAAGCTCCCACAATCAATTCCAAGATTGGCAATGATTTGATGAGCTTCCTCAATAAGCGCAAATAA
- a CDS encoding leucyl aminopeptidase, which yields MKVHWQNHTLSKVEADVLVMPIYLNEDLVKLFTSLDKNLSKAALALIKDVAHEDGFTGKTGQQLWLPTYDNLPFKKICLYGLGSNEDQSVYRKMGAQVARKLSSLNGAAKSKSGAGAKANSRRQVTFYLRSGKNLAIEKALESALEAFVLATYSFVKYKTQTAKDDSASQPFFTKWAVSFTGKDLTEAKFAQVTSRALAMADATNMARALIAEPPAYMTPSRLALEARRIAKDHDLDIKVMDQTQIEKLGMGSFLGVAKGAKEPPKFIVLKYNKAKSKKTVALVGKGITFDSGGLSLKPAQSMEHMKYDMAGAAAVLGAMQVIGQLKPKVSVMAVIAATENMPGDNALHPGDVLVSMNGKTIEVNNTDAEGRLILADAICYALREGADEVIDIATLTGAVVTALGRVAAGIMGHDDLAQKVMESGKEHGEKFWQLPLFEEYKEGLKSDIADLKNAGSRGEAGSSSAGMFLKEFTESKPWVHLDIAGVGWIDRDKDELNKGGTGFGVRTLSQYVLNQ from the coding sequence ATGAAAGTACACTGGCAAAACCACACACTTAGCAAAGTCGAAGCAGACGTGCTTGTCATGCCGATTTACCTAAATGAAGACCTGGTCAAGCTATTTACTTCACTGGACAAAAATCTGAGCAAGGCGGCCCTTGCCTTGATTAAAGATGTGGCTCACGAAGACGGCTTTACTGGTAAGACCGGTCAGCAACTGTGGTTGCCGACATACGATAATTTGCCCTTTAAAAAGATCTGTCTTTATGGACTGGGCTCAAATGAGGACCAGTCTGTTTATCGCAAAATGGGCGCACAGGTGGCTCGCAAGCTCTCCAGTCTAAACGGTGCAGCAAAGAGCAAGAGTGGTGCTGGTGCCAAGGCTAACAGTCGACGTCAAGTTACCTTTTATTTGCGCAGTGGCAAAAATCTTGCCATCGAAAAAGCACTGGAATCAGCTCTTGAAGCGTTTGTGCTGGCTACTTACAGCTTTGTTAAGTACAAAACACAGACAGCCAAAGATGATAGCGCCAGTCAGCCATTTTTTACTAAATGGGCTGTGAGCTTTACTGGTAAGGATCTTACAGAAGCTAAATTTGCTCAGGTCACAAGTCGTGCCCTTGCTATGGCCGATGCTACCAATATGGCCAGAGCCTTGATTGCCGAGCCTCCTGCTTATATGACGCCCAGCCGCCTGGCTCTCGAAGCCAGACGCATTGCCAAAGATCATGATCTTGATATTAAAGTGATGGATCAAACTCAAATTGAAAAACTGGGCATGGGATCTTTTTTGGGAGTAGCTAAAGGCGCTAAAGAGCCGCCTAAATTTATCGTGCTCAAATACAATAAAGCCAAATCCAAAAAGACTGTGGCTCTAGTTGGCAAAGGCATCACTTTTGATAGCGGCGGTCTATCTCTCAAGCCAGCTCAAAGTATGGAACATATGAAATATGACATGGCTGGAGCCGCCGCTGTGCTAGGCGCCATGCAAGTAATAGGTCAGCTTAAACCAAAAGTCTCAGTCATGGCTGTAATAGCCGCCACCGAAAATATGCCTGGTGACAATGCCTTGCATCCTGGCGATGTCCTTGTCTCTATGAACGGTAAAACAATCGAAGTCAACAATACTGACGCTGAAGGTCGTCTGATACTGGCTGATGCTATTTGCTACGCCTTGCGTGAAGGGGCTGATGAAGTTATTGATATTGCCACCCTAACTGGTGCGGTAGTTACTGCATTGGGTCGTGTGGCCGCTGGCATCATGGGTCACGATGATCTAGCGCAAAAGGTTATGGAAAGCGGCAAAGAACATGGCGAGAAATTTTGGCAGTTGCCTCTCTTTGAAGAATACAAAGAAGGTTTGAAGAGTGATATAGCTGATCTCAAAAACGCTGGATCTCGCGGTGAAGCTGGCTCAAGCTCAGCAGGCATGTTCCTCAAAGAGTTTACAGAAAGTAAGCCCTGGGTGCATCTCGATATAGCTGGTGTGGGCTGGATTGACAGAGACAAAGACGAACTCAACAAGGGCGGCACTGGATTTGGTGTGCGCACCCTCAGTCAGTATGTACTCAATCAATAA
- a CDS encoding DUF4388 domain-containing protein — translation MTSENERKLSFESEASEKENLLNSSLTYLTFAYRENLFGQLDRLVETGKSLDGLIIDLMQTGYSIPIDVLAKFSLYAKKLLKPQGVLLFVKGDGAITLTRDDPGGGLTFNIYDSPFGIFTRYPLLADYACATIAGIDRRRLRGGGNTLANHILSTSVPVMSDYGKSVKNDFTLPAPQNWVMQFVDDYASVESITRNVENRHQLPPDEALRILQEFEAAGLIYPVFSRIQFLSNCYHNRKPFRLGRYLVASGILNEAQLHELLEKQQEEGWGKSQRSFLGLLAVRAGFINTRELEVLLDDQYLYGGYHKRSEDDQTGPRPVNIETMRDSMIGSLGAIDSAGLLQSLSTAKKTGLLTVDNRDKTLIVAFDQGRPSHALLNKLHGYNAMVEFITTWHEGIFVFRDKGESTELLEKSRFNHSLDRLLLDSALFQDQMAQILKTFPQGQDSILERVWNFEALWLQMHSQPLKYMDESPVMIDDRKKIAELAGFIDGLSTLDEVIKSYSGWPTHMIVKGIYLLLQLKLATIQQGSLFRPLTIFQNITEEIQFMLGPDDNKAILISSLHYVHGDSLAKNRFHIDHEGRISVNLSQMKRAGIPVSAVLLELRRWMEAYLAYCRRQIDSKVVDEIVARVISTHTN, via the coding sequence TTGACCTCTGAAAACGAGCGTAAATTGAGCTTTGAGAGTGAAGCTAGTGAAAAGGAGAATTTACTCAATTCTTCTCTCACCTATCTTACATTTGCTTATCGCGAAAACCTCTTTGGTCAGCTAGATCGTCTTGTAGAAACTGGTAAATCGCTTGATGGTTTAATCATTGACTTGATGCAGACCGGCTATTCGATACCAATTGATGTGCTAGCCAAGTTTAGTCTCTATGCCAAAAAATTGCTCAAACCCCAGGGCGTGCTGCTTTTTGTTAAAGGCGATGGTGCCATAACGCTCACCAGAGACGATCCTGGCGGTGGTCTGACTTTTAATATCTACGACAGTCCTTTTGGCATTTTTACACGTTATCCACTTTTAGCAGACTATGCTTGTGCCACTATCGCTGGTATTGACCGACGCCGTTTGAGAGGTGGAGGCAACACACTGGCAAACCACATCTTATCTACTTCTGTGCCGGTGATGTCTGATTACGGCAAGAGTGTCAAAAATGACTTTACTCTACCAGCTCCACAAAACTGGGTGATGCAGTTTGTGGATGATTATGCTTCGGTCGAGTCAATTACTCGCAATGTCGAAAATCGGCACCAGTTGCCGCCTGATGAAGCATTGCGGATTTTGCAAGAGTTTGAAGCGGCCGGGTTGATTTATCCTGTTTTTTCGCGTATCCAGTTTTTGTCCAATTGCTATCACAATCGCAAACCATTCAGACTGGGTCGCTATCTGGTGGCCAGCGGCATCCTTAATGAAGCGCAACTGCATGAACTCTTAGAAAAGCAGCAGGAAGAAGGCTGGGGTAAATCACAAAGGAGCTTCCTCGGACTGTTGGCTGTCAGAGCTGGTTTTATCAATACTCGCGAACTGGAAGTCTTGCTCGATGATCAGTATCTCTACGGCGGTTATCATAAACGCTCTGAAGACGATCAGACCGGACCACGACCAGTAAATATCGAGACCATGCGCGATTCGATGATCGGCAGCCTTGGTGCCATTGATAGTGCCGGGCTATTGCAGTCTCTGTCTACAGCTAAAAAAACTGGACTCCTTACTGTAGATAATCGCGATAAGACCCTCATTGTTGCTTTTGATCAGGGGCGTCCGTCTCATGCCCTGCTCAACAAGCTCCATGGCTATAACGCCATGGTCGAATTTATCACGACCTGGCATGAAGGTATATTTGTCTTCCGCGATAAAGGCGAATCTACTGAGCTGTTGGAAAAATCCCGTTTCAATCATTCGCTCGATAGGTTGTTGCTTGATTCGGCACTGTTTCAAGATCAGATGGCGCAAATACTCAAGACTTTTCCGCAGGGTCAAGACAGTATCCTAGAGCGAGTCTGGAATTTTGAGGCGCTCTGGTTGCAGATGCACAGCCAGCCTCTAAAATATATGGACGAATCGCCGGTGATGATCGACGATCGCAAAAAGATTGCAGAACTGGCTGGTTTTATTGACGGACTATCCACTCTTGATGAAGTAATAAAATCGTACAGTGGCTGGCCTACTCATATGATCGTCAAAGGTATCTATCTTTTGCTCCAGCTTAAGTTGGCTACAATCCAGCAAGGTAGCCTCTTTAGACCACTGACAATTTTTCAAAATATCACAGAAGAAATCCAGTTTATGCTTGGTCCCGATGACAATAAGGCGATACTGATATCGTCTTTGCACTATGTGCACGGCGATTCACTGGCCAAAAATCGCTTTCATATTGATCATGAAGGGCGTATCTCGGTCAATCTCAGTCAGATGAAACGCGCTGGTATACCGGTTTCTGCTGTGCTTCTGGAGCTGCGCCGCTGGATGGAGGCATATCTGGCATATTGCCGTCGTCAAATTGATTCTAAGGTCGTCGATGAAATCGTTGCAAGAGTGATAAGCACTCACACTAATTGA
- a CDS encoding roadblock/LC7 domain-containing protein, whose protein sequence is MSDAQYRLLIQRSFDEELNKQEHRALIEHLESSESGAKFHHQLDQMIQAAQDTPLPDELRPQNPEALARMIMEQLPQKKGSVFGFLGNLFSGLSKGKSSAPAPQKQKVGKAPKAAPQKGKGRPGKPQEDEDMQEQEDSGSASRGPGMKFPRKGKELNADQIESQVGGFGRLKSIGNKAQELEDNRESQSTTRSLGEKFSMPWANQEGPNEGPLTLAESIKRKVTESQKLSPIDEDDMTGSQNDTGSSGFGRGSAPSSTGTEGWSAPISMPNQPAAPQADWAGGSGGGFAANSQPPNFAQQPGISQSGMGSMPKPQAPQPFGQQPAAFNKPDIGLADKGERGSAIGLAPQAKPEPIKAAPGSGTGTDWGGGWSGGGSNTEQSGWGNQAQPAPAAAPAPQAEAPKADWGSGWATPSDQRQPLKSSDSWAMPGSEGAGAWGAANNNNAEPEPQQAAPAPAPAPAAADPWGAPQAPAASMDGAGSMGSAGMGNMGSAGMAPSNSGVNMQAQQPAAPAWGQEPANDNAGWNQAANWGNEQVASAPAPIASAPQPVAADPWAQAVPAQIPAPQAAQAPAQDPNMAGWGAQPAAGGWNQAPAPAPVAEMPQQQQAADPWAQPIAQAQVPPVEPIAQQPQAAPGGWGMPATSPQEALQQQAAKAPAQKRSWATAEPDLIETGTFRAFTPTMDNALGAKSKPAAAPGGFGGAQPAGLPQAGAPQDNRWDIPISERNKMPEAAQAAPAPVAPVQAQPADNRWDLPIQERVKMQQDGQQVVAAQAPQPISPVGMPGQPGGGIPVNQIVDKMDQVLAGGGQAQGQPSDDRWDVPIQERIKQGQGQPAMAPEPAPAQINNGWQAAPAPAPAPMPVSGWGEVAQPAQTSNSGWPQTAPTPVQQGAGWAQEAPAAPAPAPSGWGAAAPAPAPAPAPAWNQAPAAPAPQAPQVHAEITDKAKGGGLFNINDSDIDNIFGGIGVKESVSQSVVNTGGGEAAPAPAPAAAPAPGGWGAPQMTPEPTPGQSSFAPPAGMPQPAQAPAPVAQANANNANKGLFQLDDSQVDQIFNNIGVNEPSVPVGKPGEMAQPQAFAPPPQPAAAAPAGWANTAPVAQAPAPAAWPQGNAQAPAAWPQAAAEPAAQSWPAASAAPVPAAQPAGWSQAPAAPMPVPQAFAVDDKVMNRIFDEPQPAPGQSRDNMPVPKIEGIGRLDAGSDNSQDAGSGRIASIGKFLLDQKDLDKLGKLTNTDPSEGKMRILTLEASQDLQELLGQIGKLSGVVGSVIVGHDGLLIANTMPGDMDAESVGVWALGVYMNTQHVTSKMGHDKVHQVVSRTPRGYVVIADFGGGLLVTVTDGSETDLLIPLMRTITLLVN, encoded by the coding sequence ATGTCCGACGCTCAATACCGATTGCTAATTCAAAGATCTTTTGACGAGGAGCTCAATAAACAAGAGCACCGCGCCTTGATTGAGCACCTGGAATCGTCGGAATCCGGTGCCAAATTTCATCACCAGCTGGATCAAATGATCCAGGCCGCTCAAGATACGCCGCTACCTGACGAGCTAAGACCACAAAACCCCGAAGCCCTCGCGAGAATGATCATGGAACAACTACCACAGAAAAAAGGCTCTGTCTTTGGTTTCTTAGGCAATTTATTCAGCGGGTTGAGCAAAGGCAAGAGTAGCGCTCCGGCACCTCAAAAACAAAAGGTCGGCAAAGCCCCCAAAGCAGCTCCTCAAAAGGGCAAGGGCAGACCAGGCAAGCCGCAAGAAGACGAAGACATGCAAGAGCAGGAAGATTCCGGCTCAGCCAGTCGTGGTCCTGGTATGAAGTTTCCGCGCAAGGGCAAAGAACTCAATGCTGACCAGATAGAAAGCCAGGTTGGTGGTTTTGGTCGTCTCAAATCAATCGGCAATAAGGCCCAAGAATTAGAAGACAACAGAGAATCTCAATCCACCACTCGCTCACTGGGCGAAAAATTCAGTATGCCTTGGGCCAACCAGGAAGGTCCTAATGAAGGTCCACTGACACTGGCAGAGTCAATCAAACGCAAAGTAACTGAATCTCAAAAGCTCTCGCCCATCGATGAAGATGATATGACCGGATCACAAAACGACACCGGTTCATCTGGTTTTGGTCGCGGTTCAGCACCTTCATCCACAGGCACAGAAGGCTGGAGTGCTCCCATTTCAATGCCCAACCAACCAGCCGCACCTCAAGCCGATTGGGCTGGTGGCTCCGGTGGTGGCTTTGCTGCAAACAGTCAACCACCAAACTTTGCCCAGCAACCTGGCATAAGTCAATCTGGCATGGGTTCAATGCCTAAGCCTCAAGCACCTCAACCTTTTGGACAGCAACCAGCAGCATTCAACAAACCAGATATCGGTCTCGCCGATAAAGGCGAACGCGGCTCTGCCATCGGTCTTGCACCTCAAGCTAAGCCCGAGCCAATAAAAGCGGCGCCAGGCTCAGGCACCGGCACCGACTGGGGTGGCGGATGGTCTGGCGGCGGTAGCAATACCGAGCAATCTGGTTGGGGCAATCAAGCTCAACCAGCTCCGGCTGCCGCACCTGCTCCCCAAGCAGAAGCACCAAAAGCAGACTGGGGCTCAGGATGGGCCACACCATCAGACCAGAGACAGCCGCTCAAATCTTCCGACAGTTGGGCTATGCCGGGCAGCGAAGGGGCTGGCGCATGGGGCGCCGCCAACAATAACAACGCCGAGCCAGAACCACAACAAGCCGCACCAGCACCAGCTCCAGCTCCAGCAGCCGCTGATCCCTGGGGAGCACCACAGGCACCAGCCGCCAGCATGGATGGCGCAGGCAGCATGGGTTCAGCCGGGATGGGCAATATGGGCTCAGCCGGAATGGCTCCATCTAATAGCGGCGTCAATATGCAAGCGCAACAACCGGCTGCACCAGCCTGGGGTCAAGAACCCGCAAATGATAATGCAGGCTGGAATCAAGCCGCCAACTGGGGTAACGAACAAGTAGCCAGCGCACCAGCACCGATAGCATCAGCACCACAACCAGTGGCAGCAGATCCCTGGGCGCAGGCCGTACCAGCTCAAATACCCGCTCCTCAAGCAGCGCAGGCACCAGCACAAGATCCCAATATGGCGGGATGGGGTGCACAACCGGCAGCAGGTGGCTGGAATCAAGCACCGGCGCCAGCACCAGTAGCCGAAATGCCGCAACAGCAACAAGCAGCTGACCCCTGGGCTCAGCCTATTGCCCAGGCCCAAGTACCGCCAGTGGAGCCGATAGCTCAACAGCCCCAGGCAGCACCAGGCGGATGGGGCATGCCAGCGACTTCACCACAAGAAGCATTGCAGCAGCAAGCAGCCAAAGCACCAGCTCAAAAACGTAGCTGGGCAACAGCCGAGCCTGACTTGATTGAGACAGGCACCTTTAGAGCCTTTACACCGACGATGGATAATGCTCTTGGTGCCAAATCAAAACCAGCCGCCGCACCAGGTGGCTTTGGTGGAGCACAACCAGCAGGTCTACCACAAGCTGGCGCACCACAAGATAACCGCTGGGATATTCCTATATCAGAGCGCAACAAAATGCCCGAGGCCGCCCAGGCAGCACCAGCCCCAGTGGCACCGGTGCAGGCACAGCCAGCAGATAACCGCTGGGACTTGCCCATCCAGGAGCGAGTCAAAATGCAGCAAGACGGTCAACAGGTCGTCGCCGCTCAAGCACCTCAACCAATAAGCCCAGTCGGTATGCCCGGTCAACCCGGTGGTGGCATTCCAGTCAATCAAATCGTCGACAAAATGGACCAGGTCTTGGCCGGTGGCGGACAAGCTCAGGGACAACCGTCCGATGACAGATGGGATGTACCGATTCAAGAGCGCATCAAACAAGGACAGGGCCAGCCAGCAATGGCGCCCGAACCAGCTCCAGCCCAAATCAATAATGGCTGGCAAGCAGCTCCCGCACCAGCACCAGCTCCGATGCCTGTTTCTGGCTGGGGTGAAGTAGCTCAACCAGCGCAGACAAGTAATAGTGGCTGGCCGCAAACAGCTCCTACTCCAGTGCAGCAAGGCGCTGGCTGGGCCCAGGAAGCTCCGGCCGCACCAGCACCAGCTCCTAGTGGATGGGGTGCCGCAGCACCTGCTCCAGCTCCAGCTCCGGCTCCAGCATGGAATCAAGCGCCGGCAGCTCCGGCGCCACAAGCACCGCAAGTGCACGCCGAAATCACTGACAAGGCAAAAGGTGGCGGACTATTTAACATCAACGACAGCGATATCGATAACATCTTTGGTGGCATTGGTGTCAAAGAATCTGTCAGCCAGTCAGTAGTTAATACTGGCGGTGGAGAAGCGGCTCCAGCACCAGCTCCAGCAGCAGCTCCGGCTCCGGGCGGTTGGGGTGCACCACAGATGACACCAGAGCCTACTCCCGGTCAAAGCAGTTTTGCTCCTCCGGCAGGCATGCCGCAGCCAGCTCAGGCTCCAGCTCCCGTAGCGCAAGCCAATGCTAATAACGCCAACAAGGGTCTATTCCAACTCGATGATTCGCAAGTTGATCAGATATTCAACAACATTGGTGTCAATGAACCTTCAGTACCGGTAGGCAAACCTGGCGAGATGGCTCAGCCTCAAGCTTTTGCACCGCCCCCTCAACCAGCAGCCGCAGCACCAGCGGGCTGGGCCAATACAGCTCCAGTAGCCCAGGCACCAGCACCTGCTGCATGGCCTCAAGGTAATGCCCAGGCACCTGCCGCCTGGCCTCAAGCAGCCGCCGAGCCTGCCGCCCAGAGTTGGCCAGCCGCCTCAGCAGCTCCCGTGCCCGCCGCCCAACCAGCCGGTTGGTCACAAGCACCTGCAGCTCCAATGCCTGTACCTCAAGCATTTGCTGTTGATGACAAAGTAATGAATCGCATCTTTGATGAGCCTCAACCAGCTCCCGGTCAATCCAGAGACAACATGCCTGTGCCAAAAATCGAAGGTATTGGCCGTCTCGATGCTGGCTCAGATAACTCTCAAGACGCCGGATCCGGTCGTATCGCCAGCATCGGTAAGTTTTTGCTGGATCAAAAGGACCTGGATAAGCTGGGTAAACTGACCAATACAGATCCTTCCGAAGGCAAGATGCGCATCCTCACACTGGAAGCATCGCAAGATTTGCAAGAATTGCTCGGTCAAATCGGTAAGCTCTCTGGCGTGGTCGGCTCAGTCATAGTCGGTCATGATGGTCTACTCATTGCTAACACCATGCCTGGTGATATGGACGCCGAATCAGTCGGGGTCTGGGCTCTGGGTGTCTATATGAATACTCAGCACGTCACAAGCAAAATGGGACACGACAAGGTACACCAGGTCGTATCCCGCACCCCTAGAGGCTATGTTGTCATAGCCGACTTTGGTGGTGGTTTGCTTGTTACCGTAACTGATGGCAGTGAGACCGACTTGCTCATTCCGCTTATGCGTACAATCACACTGCTCGTCAACTAA
- a CDS encoding glycerate kinase, which produces MRLLVSPCSYKGTLSACELAAAIADVAQGLGHETLLAPFADGGDDTLACLHSALGGEFVYLDVTGPTGRPVNARYLRLSKTAVVELASASGIAHLAIGELDALNAQTTGFGQVIARAISDGAKNIYLTVGGSASTDGGAGALVALGARLLDDQGVDIANGGIGLSSLSTIDLSCLRQTTAGCSFVVVSDVNSPLLGPNGAAYIFAPQKGADAAQVKLLDQALAHYASIFKQTIACDKSQLPGAGSAGGTGYGLAMALDAPVVSGFDWLSQMLNLEQKLEQCDAIVVAEGRIDSQSFDSGKAVGRLVSRAQALHKKVYALPAITSDENFDNGYITRLIQSSHYASSGQADIAAVKLATKALLS; this is translated from the coding sequence GTGCGCTTATTAGTCAGTCCATGCTCCTATAAAGGCACGCTATCGGCTTGTGAGCTTGCCGCTGCTATAGCGGATGTGGCTCAGGGTCTCGGTCATGAGACTCTTCTTGCCCCATTTGCCGATGGTGGTGACGATACTCTTGCTTGTCTGCATAGTGCGCTCGGTGGGGAATTTGTCTATTTGGACGTCACCGGTCCCACCGGCAGACCAGTCAATGCCCGATATTTGCGCCTCAGTAAAACTGCTGTCGTGGAGCTGGCTAGTGCCTCGGGCATAGCACATCTGGCTATTGGCGAGCTGGATGCTCTCAATGCACAGACAACAGGTTTTGGCCAGGTAATAGCTAGAGCCATCAGCGACGGTGCCAAAAATATCTATTTGACAGTCGGCGGCAGTGCCTCTACTGATGGTGGCGCAGGAGCACTGGTTGCTCTCGGTGCACGTCTACTTGATGACCAGGGCGTTGATATCGCTAATGGTGGCATTGGTTTGTCCAGTCTGTCCACAATCGATCTCAGCTGCTTGCGTCAAACTACCGCAGGCTGTAGTTTTGTGGTGGTCAGTGATGTTAATAGCCCGCTTTTGGGACCAAATGGCGCTGCCTATATATTTGCCCCGCAAAAAGGCGCAGACGCCGCTCAGGTCAAGCTATTGGACCAGGCTTTAGCTCATTATGCCAGCATTTTTAAGCAAACTATTGCTTGTGATAAGAGCCAATTGCCAGGTGCTGGCAGCGCTGGCGGCACAGGTTATGGACTGGCTATGGCACTGGATGCACCGGTTGTATCGGGCTTTGATTGGTTATCTCAAATGCTCAATCTGGAGCAAAAACTAGAGCAGTGCGATGCCATAGTGGTGGCCGAAGGACGCATTGATAGTCAATCGTTTGATAGTGGCAAAGCTGTCGGGCGTCTAGTCAGCCGGGCTCAAGCACTGCACAAAAAAGTATATGCATTGCCTGCCATCACAAGTGATGAAAATTTTGACAATGGCTATATAACTCGACTAATCCAGTCGAGCCACTATGCAAGCAGCGGTCAGGCCGATATCGCTGCAGTTAAGCTGGCCACTAAAGCCCTTTTGTCTTGA